The nucleotide window GCAACCTCAACGCTGCCAACTACAGCTTCAATTTCACCGATGGCACCTTAACCGTAGTAAAAGCTGCACAGACTATCAGCTTCGCAGGCATAACAAATAAAACATACGGAGATGCAGCGTTTACACTCAGCGCCACTTCCGATGCTGGCTTACCCGTTAGTTTTGCAGTTACTTCCGGTCCTGCTACTATCAGTGGCAATACCCTCACCATCACCGGCGTAGGCACTGTAACGGTAACGGCTACACAGAACGGTGACGCTAACTACAATGCAGCCAGCCCTGTCAGCAAGACTTTTACGGTAGCGCCGGCAGCACTCAATGTTAAAGCTGATGACAAACAGCGGATCTATGGCCTCAATAATCCGGCCTTCACCTATACCATTACCGGTTTTGTTTATACCGATGATAACAGCGTAGTAAGCGGAGCACCGGCACTCAGCACCACCGCCAACGCGGGCAGTGCAGCGGGCACCTATCCTATCAACATCACCGCCGGTAACCTGAGCGCCGCCAACTATACCTTTACCCTGACAGGCGGCACGCTCACCATAGGTCCCGCCGATCAGACCATCAGCTTGCCTGCCATCAGCGACAAAACCTATGGCGATGGATCCTTCACGCTCAATGCTACCAGCACCAGTGGTTTACCGGTCAGTTATTCAGTGGCCAGTGGACCGGCCACCATCAGCGGCAACACCGTAACGATTACCGGCGCAGGTACAGTGACCATCAACGCCAATCAGGCAGGTGACGGCAATTACAATCCTGCCCAACAGGTGTCTGCAACCTTTACTGTCAACAAAGCAGTACTGACCGTTACTGCCAACAGTAAAACAAGAGCCTACAACCAGGCCAACCCGGTACTGGACTACGTGATAACAGGTTATGTCAACAGTGAAAACAGCAGCGTGGTAAGTGGTACCGCTGCTATCAGCACCAGTGCTAACGCTACCAGCGCTCCAGGCACCTACCCGATCAGTGTAACAGCCGGCAGCCTCAGTGCTGCCAACTACAGCTTCAGTTTCACCGCTGGCATCTTAACCGTAGTAAAAGCGGCACAAGCTATCAGCTTCGCAGGGATAACAGATAAAACATACGGTGATGCAGCGTTTACACTCAACGCCACTTCCGATGCCGGCTTACCGGTTAGCTTTACAGTTACTTCCGGTCCTGCTACCATCAGTGGTAATACACTCACCATCACCGGCGCAGGTACTGTAACGGTAACGGCTACACAGAACGGTGACGCCAACTACAATGCTGCCAGTCCTGTCAGCAGGACTTTCACGGTAGCACCGGCAGCACTCAACGTTAAAGCTGACGATAAGCAGCGGAACTATGGCCTCAATAATCCGGCACTCACCTATACCATCACCGGTTTTGTTTATACGGATGATAACAGTGTGGTAAGCGGTGCCCCGGCACTCAGCACCACCGCTAATACCGGCAGTGCAGCGGGGACCTATCCTATCAGCATCAGCGCCGGCAACCTGAGCGCCGCCAATTATACCTTTACACTGACAAACGGAACTTTAACAGTAGGACCTACTGATCAAACGATCAGCTTCCCTGCCATCAGTGACAAAACTTATGGTGATGGCTCCTTTACGCTCAGTGCTTCCAGCAGCAGCGGTTTACCGGTAAGTTATGCCGTAGCCAGCGGGCCTGCCACCATCAGTGGCAACACCGTAACGATCACCGGTGCAGGCACAGTGACCATCGTTGCTTACCAGGGAGGCAACAGCAACTATAACGCTGCTCCGCAGGCCGCCCGCACTTTCAACGTAGGCAAAGCCGCACTGACCGTTACCGCCAAAAACGATACCCGTACTTATAACGGCAACGCCTATAGCGGTGGTAACGGTGTAGACTATACGGGATGGATAAACAGCGACAACGCCGCTATGCTACAGGGACAGCTGAGCTACAGTGGCACCTCACAGGGAGCTGTGAATGCCGGTTCTTATGTGATCAGTCCTGCAGGCCTCAGCAGCAGTAACTATTCCATATCCTATGTAAGCGGGACACTCACCATCAACCGTGCTACACAACAGATAAGCTTTACAGCACCCGGCTACAAAAACCAGGGCGATCCTGATTTTACGTTTACTGCAACAGCCAGCTCCGGTTTGCCCATCAGCTTCACCAGTGATAACAATGCGGTCATCAGTATCAACGGCAACACTGCAAGGGTAGGCGATGCCGGCACCGCCATCATCACCGCCACCCAGGCAGGCAATAACAATTACGAACCAGCCCAGGCGGTTATACAGGTCATCAACGTAACAGCTTATAAGCCTCCTGTTATTACTGCCAGCGGCAACACTACCTTCTGTGAAGGTGGAAACGTAACCTTGCAGGCTTCCACAGCCCCGGCTTACGAATGGTACCGTAACAATGTACTGATATCTGGCGCCAACAACAGTTCGCTGTTGGTGAGTCAAAGCGGCAACTACACCGTAAAGGCCATTTATGCGCACACGGCGTTAACCTCCGCGGCCACCACCGTTACCGTCAATCCGATGCCCGACGGTAGTGTACAGGCCAATGGCAATACCACCATCAGCAAAGGCGAAAAAATTGTACTCGTTGCCTCCGGTGGTGATACCTATACCTGGGACCCAACAGCAGGGCTTAACAACCCGGCTATCGCAGCACCGGTAGCAAGGCCGGCCCAGACCACCACCTACCGGGTGACCATTACCAGCGCAGCTGGTTGCAGCGTCACCAAAGAAATCACCATCACGGTAAAAGAAGATTATAAACTGGAAGCGACCAATATCCTCACGCCCAACGGCGATGGCAAAAATGATCTCTGGATCGTCAGAAACATCGATATGTACCCGCAGAATGAAGTGAAAGTATTTGACCGCACCGGCCGGATGGTATACCACCAGCGGGGTTATACCAACAACTGGAACTGCACCGTGAATGGTCAGCCCCTGGCAGAAGGTACTTATTACTATATCATCGACCTGGGCAACAACAAACCACAATTCAAAGGATTTATTACCATCATTCATGAAAATTAAGGAACCGATCATGAAGCAGTTTGCCAGATATATACTGTTGCTGGGCGCATTTGCGCTCAGCAACAGCAGCGCCAGCGCACAAAACGTGGGCAATCCCTCCCAACTTTATGAGCCAATGGCAGCCCAGTACTTTTTAAACCAGTACATGGCCAATGCCGCCATGGCCGGCATAGATACCGGATTGCATGTATATCTCGCCTACCAGCGGCAATCGTCGGATATGCCCGGCGCCCCCCAGGCCAAAGCCCTGACGGCCGACTACAAGCTGTTTAAACGGGTGGGAATAGGGATGAACATCTTCAATGATAAAGCAGGGCTATTAAACAACACCAAGGTAGCTTTTACCTATGCCTATCATCTGCCCCTCAGCGCCAGTGAGCTGAGCATACTACACTTTGGCCTGTCCGGCGCTTTCATCAACAGGCGTCTGGATACCAAATCCATCAATGGTGATATCACAGACCCTAGCATCAATGCGTTTAACCGACGTGACAATTATTTCGAAGCGGATTTTGGTATGGCTTTCACGCGTAAAGGATTAAACCTGCAGACTTCATTACCCAATCTCGTCAGCCTGTTAAAAGATAAGTCCAATGATATTGGTGTCAACCGCTCCCTCTTTTATTCAGCAGCCTCCTATCGATTTGATATCGACGATCAACTGACCTCGATAGAGCCTAAGGTTTGCCTCCGTGGTATAAAAGGGTATGATAATATCATAGATGCAGGCGCCAATTTTGTTTTCTTCGAAGACCTCTTTAACGTTATGGCCATGTACCATTCCACCAAAAGCTTCAGTGCCGGCGCTGGTATCAATTACAAGTCGGTGGCAGGGTTCCAGCTGGTATATAATTCCCAGACCTCCGGGCTGGCCAACTATACCAATGGTACTTTTGAATTGAACCTTGTAGTTCATCTGTTTAAATAGTCTCAGCAACTATTCATAATGAAGGAAGGGCCGCCTGTTGGCCCTTCCTTTTTTTATTTAAAATAGGCATCCCGGCAGATATATCTGATAAATCCTTTCTTCTGAGATAGAACTGGACCATCATTTTAGATAAAAACTGGACCACGCCACTGGCCCTAATACTATCTACTTTTACACTGCGATAGCGCAATAACATTTAAAAAAAATCTACAATGTCAAAAGCAGTATTTTATCACGCAGGATGTCCAGTATGTGTAAGTGCAGAACAGGATATATTGAACCTCATTCCTCAAAACCAGGTGGAAGTTGTACATTTAGGCACTGATAAAGCCCAGGTTGGAGTGGCTGAAAGAGCAGGTGTAAAATCCGTTCCTGCACTGGTTTTATCTAATGGTAATGTGCTGCATATCAATTTCGGCGCATCCATTGAAGATTTGAAATAACGTATACACACTCCTGAATGTCTGTCGGCTTCAGGAGTGTTGTTTTATAACACCGGAAATCAATGACTGTTTACGACCTTATCATCAAAGACAAAGAGCAAACAAAACTGGATGACGTTTTTCTGCAGGAAGATAACCGCAACGCGATCATACAGCTGATCAAGGAAAACAACTATGCTGAAGAACTGCAGCAATACGGGCTTCCTGTCAACAATAAACTATTGCTCCACGGAAGTTCCGGATGCGGCAAAACAACCACTGCCAAAGCCATTGCCAACGCATTGGGCAAAAACCTGTTTATACTCAACCTCAGCAATGTGGTATGTTCACGCATCGGCGAAACATCTCAGAATATAAAGGCTGTTTTTGATAAAGCAGGGCGTGAAAAAGCGGTGCTGTTTCTCGATGAATTTGACCAGATAGGCAAAGCCCGGGGCGATGATGATAAGGATGTAGGAGAAATGAGACGACTGGTAAATTCATTGATTCAACTGATTGATTATTATCCTCAGCAATCGCTGCTGATTTGCGCCACCAATCACGCGGAAATAATAGACCATGCACTGATAAGGCGTTTTCAGCTGAAAATATCATTTGAGATGCCCGGCGCCGCTGAGCTGAATGTTTATTACGATAAACTCCTGGCCGCTTTCCCCGAACGTTTGCAGAAAATCAAACGCCGCTACGATATTTCATTTGCAGAAGCAAAAGATGATGCCTTTACACAGGTAAAAGCTGCCCTGATCGCGGACCTGGAGCTAAAAAACCAAAGTGCAACCGTATGAGTGATGCCATAGAAAACAATCTGCGTATTATCCAAAACAGCATACAACAAGCCTGTCTGAAAAGCCATCGCAGTACCAGCGAGGTAAAGCTGTTACTGGCCACTAAAACCGTTCCTGCAGAACGCATTAAAATCGCGTTACAGGCAGGACAGACGCTGATTGCAGAGAACAAAATACAGGAGCTGAAGGAAAAATACGAAGCGCTGAAAAACATCCCTCACGAAAATCATTTCATCGGCCATCTGCAGACCAACAAGATCAAGGACCTCCTGAAATATGAAGTCACCTGTCTCCAATCCCTTGACCGCCTCGATTTAGCAGAGAAGCTGCATCAGCGTTTATGCATTGAAAACAAAAAAATAGATGTGCTGATTCAGGTAAACACTTCCGGCGAAGAAAGCAAATTTGGGGTACATCCCGATGAAGCCCTGGACCTGGTGAAAAAGGTGGCCCAACTGGAAACCCTGCAAATAAAGGGTTTAATGACTATTGGATTGCTGAGTGCGGAAACGGAAAAAGTGCGCCGGTGTTTTCAGTTGCTTAAAAACATACAACAGCAGATTATTGCTGCCAACATCCCCCATGTAATCATGAAAGACCTTTCGATGGGCATGAGCGGTGATATGGAAACAGCCATTGAAGAAGGTGCCACCATTGTGCGTGTAGGCACAGCCGTTTTTGGCCAAAGGCCCACACCCGACAGCTATTACTGGAACGAGTCCGTCACTGTACAATAACTATCGCCAACATGCATATTCATTTTGTTATACACGAGGTATTTGAGGCTCCGGGCGCCTATCTGGAGTGGGCTCAAAAAAGAAAACACACGGCAGGTTTTTCGAGGGTATATGAAAACCAACCGCTTCCTGAAGCCATTAATCCCATTGACATGCTCATTGTGATGGGTGGTCCTCAAAGCCCTGATACTACCCTCTCCCAATGCCCCCATTTTGACGCATCCGCAGAAATCAATCTGATAAAAAAATGTATAGCCGCCGGTAAAGCCGTGATTGGCATTTGCCTGGGGGCGCAGTTAACAGGTGAAGCCCTGGGTGCGCGGTATGAACACAGCCCTGAAAAAGAAATCGGCGTATATCCGATACAGTTAACTGAAAAGGGTTTGCAGCATCCTTCATTCAAACATTTTGGTTCCCCCCTGCCAGTAGGACACTGGCATAATGATATGCCCGGCCTCACCCCTGCCAGCAAAATAATCGCTACCAGTCATGGTTGCCCCAGACAAATCGTGGAATATACTGATTTGGTCTATGGATTTCAGTGCCATATGGAATTTAATGCAGCGGTGATAGAACCACTGATTGCCAGTGAAGAAGAGCTACTGGTGCATAACACCACACACCGTTTTGTTCAGCAACCCGATGAAATCCGCAGTTATGATTTTAGTGAGATGAATGAAAAATTGTTTCAGTTTCTTGATATGCTCTCGGCTGAATATATGAACCGATAGCCAGCACTGTTCGTGGGTCCTCTCTATACAAAATCCTGAAAATGTTTTACTTTTCTGCTTTATTTTATAGAAGACCGAACAGTTGAACAAATGAAAAAAATGCTGAAGGCATTGCTATTTGCTGCCACTACCTTTACAGCCTGCAAAGTCAGTACTCCATCCGGAGCGGGGAATCACCTATACGTTCAAAAGGAAGGACGTGAACAGCAACCATGGAAACTGGTATGGAAGGATGATTTTAATGGTAAGACGCTGGATACTACCAAATGGACACGCATCCCGCCAGGAAAATCTGACTGGAACAAACATATGAGCAGCCACGATGACTGCTACCGGCTCGACAGCGGCCTGCTCTATCTCCGTGGTATCATCAACCCGGATACTTCCGTGGATAAACGGCCTTTTATTACAGGAGGGATCTGGAGTAAAGGTAAATTTGCTTTCCAGTATGGAAGAATTGAAATACGGGCAAAGCTGGAATGCGCCAGGGGAGCATGGCCTGCCATGTGGATGCTGGCCGAACAGGACAAATACGGTCCCTATCCGCGGAATGGCGAAATTGATATCATGGAGCATCTGAACTATGATAGTATTATCTACCAGACTACCCACTCCTACTATACACTTAATCTGAAACAAACCGGGAAGCCACCTCATTTTGGCACTGCCAGACTGAATCCTAATGAGTTCAATACGTTTGGCATCAGCTGGTATCCCGACAGGATTGTTTTTCAGCTCAATGGCCAGGATACTTTTACCTATCCCAGAGTAAAAGATGTGGACCCGTCTCAATGGCCCTATGATCAGCCTTTTTACATTCTGATTGATCAGCAGCTGGGCGGCAACTGGGTAGGAAAAGTCAATCCTGCAGATCTGCCGGTGCAGATGATTGTTGACTGGGTGAAAGTATATCAATAGCACAAACATCATAAAAAGAGCGAAACCTGTGAGTGATCACAGGTTTCGCTCTTTTTATGATGCTTTAAAATGAACATCAGTACAATTCCAGTAGGATACCACAGTGATCTGAAAGACCTTTCGGAACGCTTAAAGTAATGGGCGCAATACGGGGCTTAGGTGAATTTTCTGTTCTTTTCTCGATATTGCTGAACCAATAGTCATATAAACGTCCGCTTAACAATGTACCACCACCTGTAAACTTCTTTTTCGCGTTCCCGGTTGGTTTGCCGACCATCGGTTTGGAATAGTGATAATACTTTTTTCTGCGGGCAGAGCCAATATCCCGGGCCTTTACATTAAAATCACCACCTACATAAATATCATTATCTCCCTGGGCCGCCTCCAGCATGGATGGTAACATCTGCATAAAACTCATTTTGTTATTGGCGAGCGTGTACATGTTATGTACAAATCCAACCACTTCCTGGTTACCTCCAAACTCCAGCACACCATAAACAATCACCCGATAATCCGCCAGTGCATCAGTAGCCATGGTCTTTGCCCAGTCCTTAAACGGCTTGCCATTAATGTTTATCATCGGATGATCGCCCGGAGTCCGCGGCGCCTCATCCAGCACTACTTTTGAGCCGGTTTGAACATAGATTCGTCCGAATTCCCTGATAATGACATCCTTTTTTACAGCATATCCGATATACTCCGTTCTGCCTAATGCAGTCCTGCCACAGTTTACCACAGCGAGTTGATGACCGCCACGGATTCTGCCAAACAACCCTTCTAACAATTTCTTCAACCCGGTAGTTGCTGAAGAATTATTAGTGACTTCCGTGAATCCCGCAACTTTTATTTCATCAAAGCTATTTTTGATGAGCTTGAATGCAGTATAAAATCTGGCCGTCCTGTCTACTTTGCCTCCACTGCCTCCATAATTTCTCATGTTCTGATGAAAAACATATATCATGGCTAATATGATTAGATTATTGTATTCATTTCTCTTTCTGCTGAGATATCCACCATTTCAGGGTTTCAGTGGATAAGGCAGGGGGCTCCTCTGCTTTGGCCAGTTTGTGGAGGTTATAGCTTTTAACAATGGAGGGAGGTACCCGTGAAATAACTGACGCTACTGCTTCTGCAGACTTCGCCAGATCAAAAATGGTGACTACATCGCAGAGCTGCCATCTGACATTCATCACCGGAAAATCGTTGGTATTGGTTACTTCAGAAGATTCGTAGCTGGTTTCCTCCTGATTAATGGTATAGCTCTGCATGCTGGTGGAACTTGTATTCAGGCTCATGGAGATATTGGAAGAGATAGGTCCCCATCCGAGAGAGGTATCTATACTCAATGCCTTGCTGACAGATTCTTCCGTGGAGCTGGTTTGTGTCATACCACTGGTAAAGGTGCTGCCTACAGTGCGGGTTTCGCGGGGAGCCAATGTGTAGGAATCAGCCATTTTTTGCCACGACTGTTCTCTTATGAATGTCCGGTTCCCCCATACACCATAGCCCACCACAACGGGCTGAGAGTCTTTGGGTACAATACATTCTGCTGTAGGCTCCGGAATTGGACCGATGTCATTGGGGCCGCTTAACATGGCCGGGGTAATGTAATATTCCTTTACAGCGGTATCCAGCGCGATTACACCTATGAATCCGCCAGTGGCCAGATTCTTCAATACCAGGTATGTGCCTGTAACAAATGGTGCCCGGAATGTTCCGGTCCCGGATGGCAGGATTTTATTGGGTTGAACATCCAGCAACAGCCCTGTATCAGATACATAAAAGAAAATGACATGCACTTTCAGGCCGTTTTGGATTTTCACTTCCAGGAAATCTTTGCCCAGCGGTTTGGATTTTAAAGTACCGGCAATGGCTTCTGCATAATAGGGTTTCATGTTACGTGGGGATTTTACTTCGTTGTTAATATTGTTTCTGAGAAAAATAACGCACCAAACTGAGGCACAGCAAGCCTTTCCGAATGATGGTCAAACAAACTTAACAAATAAAGAGAAACAAACAAATACACTATCCGTTTGATATTTCCGTTAAGACGTTTACAGCATGCAGAAGGGTTGCTCTTCTGCATGCTATAAATATCAATATCATCGGCGGAACCAGTTAAAGTAAGCATAACCACCTTTTTCCGAAGTGGTATTAAAATTAAACAGGGCAAAACGATTAGCTGTCCAATCCAACCCCAGGCCCATCTTCAGCGTATTATCCAACGGAATAAAATGACTACCATCTGTACTGTAAGCAAAAGTGGCGGTAAAGTCTTTTTCATACACGAAAGCTTTTAACCATACCTTACTGGTATGAAGGCTCACAACCGCTACGGTACTATCATTGTTGACCATTACCAATTCCCTTCCCTTATCTTTTTGACGTACCCCTACATACGCATACGGAAACTGAAACACGCCCAGTCCTGCTACATCACCGGGTTTGAGCCCGGCAGCATCCAACTCCACCGTTCCTTCCGAATAAGGACCTTCCACCCGCTGCGTAAGCGTATTACGGGCTTCGGCGAGGTTAGCGGCCTTACCAGCTTTCAGGCGGAGATAACCAGGCCGCGCTGTCAATGACCAGTTGGCATTATCAGGATTATGATTCCATTGCCATTGCAAACCCAGCCGGGGTGCATTAAATTCATCCGCTGAAGCCGGCACACGGATCGGGGAAACCTTGCCTACTTTGGGTTTGGGGAAGGTATCCACTCCTTTACCATTAACTCCGATCATAGGCCATCCATCTACCCAGGAAACCGGCTCCAGATTAGGTACACGTCCTATAGGGCCACGGTCCTGCATAATGATAAACCACCAATCTCCATTCTTCAACTGTACCATCCCTCCCTGGTGTAAACCATTACCCGGATAACTATGATCATCCTGTATCACCACCTTTGATTCATAAGGCCCGTAAATACTGTCGGCACGCAAACATACCTGTCGCCCACGGGTACCACCGGTAGATCCCAGAATATAGTATTTACCATTTACTTTATACATGTGAGACCCTTCCAGATAAGGGAAAGAGCGGTTGTCATAAATTTTCCGCTGTGGTGTTTTTACCGATAAGGCATCACTGTTCAGCTCTGTGATATAAATTGTTTGCTGACCATGTACCACATATACTTTCCCATCATCATCAAA belongs to Chitinophaga sp. HK235 and includes:
- a CDS encoding PorP/SprF family type IX secretion system membrane protein gives rise to the protein MKIKEPIMKQFARYILLLGAFALSNSSASAQNVGNPSQLYEPMAAQYFLNQYMANAAMAGIDTGLHVYLAYQRQSSDMPGAPQAKALTADYKLFKRVGIGMNIFNDKAGLLNNTKVAFTYAYHLPLSASELSILHFGLSGAFINRRLDTKSINGDITDPSINAFNRRDNYFEADFGMAFTRKGLNLQTSLPNLVSLLKDKSNDIGVNRSLFYSAASYRFDIDDQLTSIEPKVCLRGIKGYDNIIDAGANFVFFEDLFNVMAMYHSTKSFSAGAGINYKSVAGFQLVYNSQTSGLANYTNGTFELNLVVHLFK
- a CDS encoding thioredoxin family protein; protein product: MSKAVFYHAGCPVCVSAEQDILNLIPQNQVEVVHLGTDKAQVGVAERAGVKSVPALVLSNGNVLHINFGASIEDLK
- a CDS encoding AAA family ATPase, with product MTVYDLIIKDKEQTKLDDVFLQEDNRNAIIQLIKENNYAEELQQYGLPVNNKLLLHGSSGCGKTTTAKAIANALGKNLFILNLSNVVCSRIGETSQNIKAVFDKAGREKAVLFLDEFDQIGKARGDDDKDVGEMRRLVNSLIQLIDYYPQQSLLICATNHAEIIDHALIRRFQLKISFEMPGAAELNVYYDKLLAAFPERLQKIKRRYDISFAEAKDDAFTQVKAALIADLELKNQSATV
- a CDS encoding YggS family pyridoxal phosphate-dependent enzyme → MSDAIENNLRIIQNSIQQACLKSHRSTSEVKLLLATKTVPAERIKIALQAGQTLIAENKIQELKEKYEALKNIPHENHFIGHLQTNKIKDLLKYEVTCLQSLDRLDLAEKLHQRLCIENKKIDVLIQVNTSGEESKFGVHPDEALDLVKKVAQLETLQIKGLMTIGLLSAETEKVRRCFQLLKNIQQQIIAANIPHVIMKDLSMGMSGDMETAIEEGATIVRVGTAVFGQRPTPDSYYWNESVTVQ
- a CDS encoding type 1 glutamine amidotransferase, whose protein sequence is MHIHFVIHEVFEAPGAYLEWAQKRKHTAGFSRVYENQPLPEAINPIDMLIVMGGPQSPDTTLSQCPHFDASAEINLIKKCIAAGKAVIGICLGAQLTGEALGARYEHSPEKEIGVYPIQLTEKGLQHPSFKHFGSPLPVGHWHNDMPGLTPASKIIATSHGCPRQIVEYTDLVYGFQCHMEFNAAVIEPLIASEEELLVHNTTHRFVQQPDEIRSYDFSEMNEKLFQFLDMLSAEYMNR
- a CDS encoding glycoside hydrolase family 16 protein — its product is MKKMLKALLFAATTFTACKVSTPSGAGNHLYVQKEGREQQPWKLVWKDDFNGKTLDTTKWTRIPPGKSDWNKHMSSHDDCYRLDSGLLYLRGIINPDTSVDKRPFITGGIWSKGKFAFQYGRIEIRAKLECARGAWPAMWMLAEQDKYGPYPRNGEIDIMEHLNYDSIIYQTTHSYYTLNLKQTGKPPHFGTARLNPNEFNTFGISWYPDRIVFQLNGQDTFTYPRVKDVDPSQWPYDQPFYILIDQQLGGNWVGKVNPADLPVQMIVDWVKVYQ
- a CDS encoding glycoside hydrolase 43 family protein, which translates into the protein MKYFRTVMTKPAIWLFLLLSTSVSAQTSVPTRSWTPDNGNGTFKNPLMWGDWPDPDIIRVDDKFYFISTSMHYVPGCPIAVSSDLVNWTMAGYALERYNEDPRYDLKGGNKYLNGSWAATIRHHNGLFYAGFCTPEMNGEKGHFSMCTAKKIEGPWTRTIFPEYLYDPGLFFDDDGKVYVVHGQQTIYITELNSDALSVKTPQRKIYDNRSFPYLEGSHMYKVNGKYYILGSTGGTRGRQVCLRADSIYGPYESKVVIQDDHSYPGNGLHQGGMVQLKNGDWWFIIMQDRGPIGRVPNLEPVSWVDGWPMIGVNGKGVDTFPKPKVGKVSPIRVPASADEFNAPRLGLQWQWNHNPDNANWSLTARPGYLRLKAGKAANLAEARNTLTQRVEGPYSEGTVELDAAGLKPGDVAGLGVFQFPYAYVGVRQKDKGRELVMVNNDSTVAVVSLHTSKVWLKAFVYEKDFTATFAYSTDGSHFIPLDNTLKMGLGLDWTANRFALFNFNTTSEKGGYAYFNWFRR